A genome region from Ottowia testudinis includes the following:
- a CDS encoding WD40/YVTN/BNR-like repeat-containing protein — protein MALLGLGAASAFALPPPIPSYTMGDLHVAANGALLVSHTSGTFRSTDEGQSWQKTSGIFGGRFFPVGQSGLYLVNQSSLNLSLDGGANWKKIADWLANTARKIFDIRDSAGSARIYAVARVAAADNSQADQSQFQFSRDQGKTWLPLPAPSSTERCCAIYAAAHGYYVTRTDNQIFKTKNLAGPWAEIPPPPAFDRASEWFLDADGWIYVNALVDVSSNSESVADVRIYRTRDDGQHWERLWFGPRGKKTNFRLIGIDKKVLYFECNNHFCKSADGATQQRLTDQFFPGTELRFGPQGVFTLSTGRVTVHHLNEKTQNWDTLGTQGLPDPFSGK, from the coding sequence ATGGCTCTGCTCGGGCTTGGCGCGGCCAGCGCGTTCGCGCTGCCGCCGCCCATACCCAGTTACACGATGGGCGATTTGCATGTCGCGGCCAACGGCGCGCTTTTGGTGTCGCATACCAGCGGCACGTTTCGCTCCACCGACGAGGGTCAAAGCTGGCAGAAAACCTCTGGCATATTTGGAGGCCGATTTTTTCCAGTGGGGCAGAGCGGCTTGTATTTGGTTAATCAGTCTTCGCTGAATTTATCTCTCGATGGCGGTGCCAACTGGAAGAAAATCGCCGATTGGCTGGCCAACACTGCCCGCAAAATTTTTGATATTCGAGATAGTGCCGGCAGCGCGCGTATTTACGCTGTCGCGCGTGTGGCTGCCGCCGATAATTCGCAGGCTGATCAGAGTCAATTTCAATTCAGCCGCGATCAAGGTAAAACGTGGTTACCCTTGCCCGCACCCTCGTCAACTGAGCGGTGCTGCGCGATTTATGCGGCGGCGCACGGCTATTATGTGACGCGCACCGATAACCAGATATTCAAGACGAAAAATCTGGCCGGCCCTTGGGCTGAAATCCCGCCGCCCCCGGCTTTTGATCGCGCGAGCGAATGGTTTTTGGATGCCGATGGTTGGATTTATGTGAATGCGCTGGTGGATGTGAGTTCCAACAGCGAATCCGTTGCGGATGTGCGCATTTATCGCACCCGTGATGATGGGCAGCACTGGGAGCGGCTGTGGTTTGGGCCGCGGGGCAAAAAAACCAATTTCCGGCTGATTGGCATCGACAAGAAGGTGCTTTATTTTGAGTGCAATAACCATTTCTGCAAAAGTGCGGATGGCGCCACTCAGCAGCGTTTGACGGATCAGTTCTTTCCGGGCACCGAACTGCGCTTTGGGCCGCAAGGCGTTTTCACGTTGAGTACGGGCCGCGTGACGGTGCACCACTTGAATGAAAAAACGCAGAATTGGGACACGCTGGGCACCCAGGGCCTGCCCGATCCGTTTTCAGGCAAGTGA
- a CDS encoding Mth938-like domain-containing protein, whose protein sequence is MKFTPDQFGSAITGYGPGWIAVGSQRIDHSVVLRSTGEWADWQCMRFEDLTPAHFAPLVASRPELVVFGSGGTLRFPRPEWIRSLIEAGIGIETMDTGAACRTYNILAGEGRRVTAALLLAPGVPEPDRLK, encoded by the coding sequence ATGAAATTCACGCCCGATCAGTTCGGTTCCGCCATCACCGGTTACGGCCCCGGATGGATCGCTGTGGGCAGCCAGCGCATCGACCACAGCGTGGTGCTGCGCAGCACAGGCGAATGGGCCGATTGGCAATGCATGCGCTTCGAAGATCTGACGCCCGCGCACTTCGCCCCGTTGGTGGCATCGCGGCCTGAACTGGTGGTGTTTGGCAGCGGCGGCACGCTGCGCTTTCCGCGCCCGGAATGGATTCGCAGCCTGATCGAGGCAGGTATTGGCATCGAAACCATGGACACCGGCGCGGCCTGCCGAACCTACAACATACTGGCGGGGGAAGGCCGGCGCGTGACGGCAGCGCTGCTGCTGGCGCCGGGCGTGCCGGAGCCGGATCGGCTAAAATAA
- a CDS encoding type II toxin-antitoxin system VapC family toxin, with translation MILVDSSVLIDLIEKTPEWFDWTTQALFDASQRDQLGINALVYAEIARTFAGAAKQNEFITSCGIQYLHIPPAAAHAASVAHRAYRSAGGNRAATLPDFFIGAHAAVEGFTLMTRDAKRISTYFPSVPTLSPR, from the coding sequence ATGATTCTGGTGGACAGCAGCGTGCTGATCGATCTCATCGAAAAAACCCCGGAATGGTTTGACTGGACGACGCAGGCGCTGTTTGATGCATCGCAGCGCGATCAATTGGGGATCAATGCCTTGGTTTACGCCGAGATTGCCCGCACCTTTGCAGGCGCCGCCAAGCAAAACGAATTCATCACCAGTTGCGGCATTCAATATCTGCACATTCCACCGGCCGCCGCGCATGCCGCCAGTGTGGCGCATCGTGCATACCGAAGCGCCGGCGGCAATCGCGCTGCCACCTTGCCGGATTTCTTCATTGGTGCGCATGCAGCGGTTGAAGGCTTCACCCTAATGACGCGCGATGCCAAACGCATCAGCACTTATTTCCCCAGCGTACCGACACTGTCACCGCGATGA
- a CDS encoding peroxiredoxin: MAIVVNKPLPEFEAIATGDVKVTNTSHIGQALVLYFYPKDNTPGCTTEAMQFRDKYKDFVKAGAVVFGVSRDNMASHDSFKAKLELPFELIADTEEKMCHMFGVVKNKIMYGKKVKGIERSTFLLNAEGILVQEWRGLKVPGHVEEVLKAVKVLKKAA; the protein is encoded by the coding sequence ATGGCGATCGTTGTCAACAAACCCCTCCCAGAATTCGAAGCGATTGCAACCGGCGACGTCAAAGTTACCAATACGTCACACATCGGGCAAGCCCTCGTTCTTTACTTTTATCCAAAAGACAACACCCCCGGCTGCACCACCGAAGCCATGCAGTTCCGTGACAAGTACAAGGACTTCGTCAAGGCCGGCGCCGTGGTGTTTGGCGTCAGCCGCGACAACATGGCTTCACACGACAGCTTCAAGGCCAAGCTCGAGTTGCCTTTCGAGCTGATCGCAGACACCGAGGAAAAAATGTGCCATATGTTCGGCGTGGTCAAGAACAAGATCATGTATGGCAAAAAGGTCAAGGGCATCGAGCGCAGCACGTTCTTGCTCAACGCCGAGGGCATCCTGGTGCAGGAGTGGCGCGGCCTGAAGGTGCCTGGTCACGTCGAGGAAGTGCTGAAGGCGGTCAAGGTTCTGAAAAAGGCGGCCTGA
- a CDS encoding molybdopterin molybdotransferase MoeA, with protein sequence MADPSPRPPLMPLDEALQRLLAHAVPLGRTEDVDTFSADGRVLAQDVVSALQVPPHANTSMDGYALRAADIATAGTVLPVTQRIPAGRAGEPLAPGSAARIYTGAPLPDGADAVVMQEEAEALDDGARVRINVPPTRGQWVRPAGEDVQRGAVILQKGERLAPAALGLTAGIGLNQLRVSARPRVALFSTGDELVMPGAIPPERLPAGAIYNSNRYFLNALLLRLGCQVTDFGSVPDRRDATLLAIKSAAREHDLIVTSGGVSVGDEDHIKPALQRLGTLEMWQIAMKPGKPFAYGQIRRGAQGDAPPVHFMGLPGNPVSSFVTFLLLVRPFVLQLQGMRDVLPRAVAMRADFTLARTDTRREFLRARRNEHGGLELFPNQSSGVLTSMHWADGFIDHPAGASILRGDMVRFIALSDLLA encoded by the coding sequence ATGGCTGACCCATCTCCACGTCCCCCGTTGATGCCGCTCGACGAGGCGCTGCAGCGCCTGCTCGCGCACGCCGTGCCGCTTGGCCGCACCGAAGACGTTGACACGTTCTCAGCCGACGGGCGCGTGCTGGCGCAAGACGTGGTGTCCGCCCTGCAGGTGCCGCCGCACGCCAACACCTCGATGGACGGCTACGCGCTGCGCGCCGCCGACATTGCCACCGCCGGCACCGTGCTGCCGGTCACGCAGCGCATTCCCGCCGGCCGCGCCGGTGAGCCGCTGGCGCCGGGCAGCGCGGCGCGCATCTATACCGGCGCGCCGCTCCCAGACGGCGCCGATGCGGTGGTGATGCAGGAAGAAGCCGAGGCGCTGGACGACGGCGCGCGCGTGCGCATCAACGTGCCGCCGACGCGCGGGCAATGGGTGCGCCCCGCAGGCGAGGACGTGCAGCGCGGCGCCGTCATACTTCAAAAAGGAGAGCGCCTTGCGCCTGCCGCGCTTGGGCTGACGGCCGGTATTGGTCTGAACCAGCTGCGTGTGAGCGCGCGCCCGCGCGTGGCCTTGTTCTCCACCGGCGACGAACTGGTGATGCCCGGCGCGATTCCGCCCGAGCGCCTGCCGGCCGGCGCCATCTACAACTCCAACCGCTATTTCCTCAACGCCTTGCTGCTGCGCCTGGGCTGCCAGGTGACCGACTTCGGCAGCGTGCCCGACCGCCGCGACGCCACGCTGCTGGCCATCAAGTCGGCGGCGCGCGAGCATGACCTGATCGTCACCAGCGGCGGCGTGTCGGTGGGCGACGAAGACCACATCAAGCCCGCGCTGCAGCGCCTGGGCACCCTGGAGATGTGGCAGATCGCCATGAAGCCCGGCAAACCCTTCGCCTACGGCCAGATCCGCCGCGGCGCCCAGGGCGATGCGCCGCCGGTGCATTTCATGGGGCTGCCGGGCAATCCGGTGTCGAGCTTCGTCACCTTCTTGCTGCTGGTGCGGCCGTTCGTGCTTCAACTGCAAGGCATGCGCGACGTACTGCCGCGCGCCGTGGCCATGCGCGCCGACTTCACGCTGGCGCGCACCGACACGCGGCGCGAATTTCTGCGTGCGCGGCGCAACGAGCATGGCGGGTTGGAGCTGTTTCCCAACCAAAGCTCGGGCGTGCTGACCTCGATGCATTGGGCCGATGGCTTCATCGACCACCCGGCCGGCGCCAGCATTCTGCGCGGCGACATGGTGCGCTTCATCGCGCTGTCGGATCTGCTGGCATGA
- a CDS encoding homoserine dehydrogenase: protein MKPIQVGLIGLGTVGAGVFEVLRRNREEIERRAGRAIRVAMVSRRDTAQARATVGDAAQVVADPREIIRNPDIDIVVELIGGKTQARELVLEAIAAGKHVVTANKALLAVHGTEIFEAAQQQGVMVAFEGAVAGGIPIIKALREGLTANRIQWIAGIINGTTNFILSEMRDKGLDFDVALKEAQALGYAEADPTFDIEGVDAAHKATIMSAIAFGIPVQFDKAYVEGITKLSATDIRYAEQLGYRIKLLGITKRREGEGIELRVHPTLVPSKRLIANVEGAMNAVVVNGDAVGTTLYYGKGAGSEPTASAVIADLVDVTRLATSDPQHRVPHLAFQPGAMRDVGVLPMDRVITSYYLRLRVKDEAGVLAQVTHILAESGISINAVLQREADDVAGTDAGAGEPTPDHTDLIILTHETSEGTMNQALARMQALTAVLAPVVRIRKEELA, encoded by the coding sequence ATGAAACCGATTCAAGTAGGGCTGATCGGCCTGGGCACCGTGGGGGCGGGCGTGTTCGAGGTGCTGCGCCGCAACCGTGAGGAAATCGAGCGGCGCGCTGGCCGTGCCATCCGGGTCGCCATGGTGTCGCGCCGCGACACCGCCCAGGCGCGCGCCACCGTGGGCGACGCCGCCCAGGTGGTGGCCGATCCGCGCGAGATCATTCGCAACCCGGACATCGATATCGTGGTCGAACTGATCGGCGGCAAAACGCAAGCGCGCGAGCTGGTGCTGGAAGCTATCGCCGCTGGCAAGCACGTGGTCACCGCCAACAAGGCGCTGCTGGCCGTGCACGGCACCGAAATTTTTGAGGCGGCGCAGCAACAAGGCGTGATGGTGGCTTTCGAGGGCGCTGTGGCCGGCGGCATTCCCATCATCAAGGCGCTGCGCGAAGGCCTGACTGCAAACCGCATCCAGTGGATCGCCGGCATCATCAATGGCACCACCAACTTCATCCTGAGCGAGATGCGCGACAAGGGGCTGGACTTTGACGTGGCGCTGAAAGAGGCGCAAGCGCTGGGTTACGCCGAAGCCGATCCCACCTTCGACATCGAGGGCGTCGATGCAGCGCACAAAGCCACCATCATGAGCGCCATCGCCTTCGGCATTCCGGTGCAGTTCGACAAGGCGTATGTCGAGGGCATCACCAAGCTGTCGGCCACCGATATCCGCTATGCCGAGCAGCTGGGCTATCGCATCAAGCTGCTGGGCATCACCAAACGGCGCGAAGGCGAGGGCATTGAGCTGCGCGTGCACCCCACGCTGGTGCCGAGCAAGCGGTTGATCGCCAACGTGGAAGGCGCCATGAACGCCGTGGTGGTCAACGGCGATGCGGTGGGCACCACGCTGTACTACGGCAAGGGAGCAGGCAGCGAACCCACGGCCAGCGCCGTGATCGCCGACCTGGTCGACGTCACGCGCCTGGCCACCAGCGACCCGCAGCACCGCGTGCCGCACCTGGCCTTCCAGCCCGGCGCCATGCGCGACGTCGGCGTGCTGCCGATGGATCGCGTCATCACCAGCTACTACCTGCGCCTGCGCGTGAAAGACGAAGCGGGTGTGCTGGCCCAGGTCACGCACATCCTGGCCGAGTCCGGCATCAGCATCAACGCCGTGCTGCAGCGCGAAGCCGACGACGTGGCCGGCACCGACGCCGGCGCCGGCGAGCCCACGCCCGACCACACCGACCTGATCATCCTCACGCACGAAACCAGCGAAGGCACCATGAACCAGGCCCTGGCCCGCATGCAGGCCTTGACCGCCGTGCTGGCACCGGTGGTGCGGATTCGCAAGGAAGAGTTGGCCTGA
- the mobB gene encoding molybdopterin-guanine dinucleotide biosynthesis protein B: MKVVGFAGFSGSGKTHLIEQLIPALKQRGLRVSVVKHAHHKFDIDHPGKDTFRHREAGAFEVVVASRQRLALMREFERETQLSVHHLIAELYDGVDWVLVEGFKSSDLLKIEVWRAASGKPALYPDDQFIVAIATDSPVATGRPVLDLNDAGAVAQWLIDNGERFEYDADRHMHHHG; encoded by the coding sequence ATGAAAGTCGTCGGGTTCGCCGGTTTTTCCGGCTCAGGCAAGACGCACCTGATCGAGCAATTGATTCCGGCGCTTAAGCAGCGCGGGCTGCGCGTGTCGGTGGTCAAGCATGCGCACCACAAGTTCGACATCGACCACCCGGGCAAGGACACCTTCCGCCACCGCGAGGCAGGCGCCTTCGAGGTGGTGGTGGCATCACGCCAGCGGTTGGCGCTGATGCGCGAATTCGAACGCGAAACGCAGCTGTCGGTGCACCACCTCATCGCCGAGCTGTACGACGGCGTCGATTGGGTGCTGGTCGAAGGCTTCAAGAGCAGCGATCTGCTGAAGATCGAAGTCTGGCGTGCCGCTTCGGGCAAGCCGGCGCTGTATCCCGATGATCAGTTCATCGTTGCCATCGCCACCGATTCGCCCGTGGCCACGGGACGTCCGGTGCTGGATCTGAACGACGCCGGCGCCGTGGCCCAGTGGTTGATCGACAATGGGGAACGTTTCGAATACGACGCCGACAGGCATATGCACCACCATGGCTGA
- a CDS encoding PhoH family protein: MPLPPPPVKRGAKLPPDVIDLSSARRAKSDAAASRAPESKQQTMPMADENAEVAAAPPSRTARTTARQTSPSLTRAPTPAARAAAGLTPPPEPARRARRPRHQGPSRLFVLDTNVLLHDPMALFRFEEHDIFLPMIVLEELDSHKKGMTEVARNGRQTSRLLDALAGVAGADMAKGLALDSTGHVDAGGKLYFQTTPLDVSMPAALPPGKADNQILGVVAALEKQHAPRQVVLVSKDINMRVKARALGLCAEDYQNDKTLEDGDLLYSGVLPLPPDFWTRQSKTVESWQSGSATYYRVSGPVVDSFHINQFVYFESPGEPSLYARVTEIQGKSAVLKTLKDFTHLKNGVWGVAARNREQNFALNLLMDPEVDFVTLAGTAGTGKTLLALASGLTQVLDDRRYTEIIMTRATVSVGEDIGFLPGTEEEKMGPWMGALDDNLEFLAKGDASGAGEWGRAATQELIRSRIKIKSMNFMRGRTFMNKWIIIDEAQNLTPKQMKTLITRAGPGTKIICMGNLAQIDTPYLTEGSSGLTYAVDRFKGWPHGGHVTLARGERSRLADFASEVL; encoded by the coding sequence ATGCCCCTGCCTCCTCCGCCTGTCAAACGTGGCGCCAAGCTGCCGCCCGATGTCATCGACCTGTCCTCCGCTCGCCGCGCCAAATCGGACGCCGCCGCGTCGCGTGCGCCCGAGTCAAAGCAGCAGACCATGCCAATGGCCGATGAAAACGCCGAAGTGGCCGCCGCACCACCCTCACGCACCGCCCGCACGACCGCGCGGCAAACCAGCCCCTCGCTAACGCGCGCGCCAACGCCAGCGGCACGCGCGGCAGCCGGACTCACCCCGCCGCCAGAGCCCGCGCGCCGAGCGCGCAGGCCACGCCATCAAGGTCCAAGCCGGCTGTTCGTGCTCGACACCAACGTGCTGCTGCACGATCCGATGGCGCTGTTCCGCTTCGAAGAGCACGACATCTTTCTGCCGATGATCGTGCTCGAGGAGCTGGACAGCCACAAAAAAGGCATGACCGAGGTCGCGCGCAACGGGCGTCAGACCAGCCGCCTGCTGGACGCGCTGGCGGGCGTGGCCGGCGCCGACATGGCCAAGGGCCTGGCGCTCGATTCGACGGGCCATGTCGATGCCGGCGGAAAGCTCTATTTCCAGACCACGCCGCTGGACGTCAGCATGCCCGCCGCGCTGCCGCCGGGCAAGGCCGACAACCAGATCCTGGGGGTGGTGGCGGCGCTCGAGAAGCAGCATGCGCCGCGCCAGGTGGTGCTGGTGTCGAAGGACATCAACATGCGCGTCAAGGCACGCGCGCTCGGCCTGTGCGCCGAGGACTACCAGAACGACAAAACGTTGGAAGACGGCGACCTGCTGTACTCCGGCGTGCTGCCCTTGCCGCCGGATTTCTGGACGCGCCAGAGCAAGACGGTTGAAAGCTGGCAGTCGGGCAGCGCCACCTACTACCGCGTCAGCGGGCCCGTGGTCGACAGCTTCCACATCAACCAGTTCGTGTATTTCGAATCACCCGGTGAGCCCAGTCTGTACGCCCGCGTGACCGAGATCCAGGGCAAATCGGCGGTGCTGAAGACGCTGAAGGATTTCACGCACCTGAAGAACGGCGTCTGGGGCGTGGCCGCGCGCAACCGCGAGCAGAACTTTGCCCTCAACCTGCTGATGGACCCCGAAGTCGACTTCGTTACGCTGGCAGGCACGGCGGGCACGGGCAAGACGCTGCTGGCGCTGGCTTCGGGACTGACGCAGGTGCTCGACGACCGCCGCTACACCGAAATCATCATGACCCGCGCCACCGTCAGCGTGGGCGAGGACATCGGCTTTCTGCCCGGCACCGAGGAAGAAAAAATGGGCCCCTGGATGGGGGCGCTGGACGACAACCTCGAATTTCTGGCCAAGGGCGATGCATCGGGCGCCGGCGAATGGGGCCGCGCCGCCACGCAGGAGCTGATCCGCAGCCGCATCAAGATCAAGAGCATGAACTTCATGCGGGGCCGCACCTTCATGAACAAGTGGATCATCATCGACGAGGCGCAGAACCTGACGCCCAAGCAGATGAAGACGCTGATCACCCGCGCCGGCCCCGGCACCAAGATCATCTGCATGGGCAACCTGGCGCAGATCGACACGCCCTACCTCACCGAAGGCTCCAGCGGCCTGACCTACGCGGTTGACCGCTTCAAGGGCTGGCCGCACGGCGGCCACGTGACGCTGGCGCGCGGCGAGCGTTCGCGCCTGGCGGACTTTGCCAGCGAGGTGCTGTGA
- a CDS encoding type II toxin-antitoxin system PrlF family antitoxin, protein MPYTLTSKSQVTVPKAVRKALGVGPGESVDYEVQTDGRVLMFPVKSQARQSENPFLKWVGTGVSGMTTEEILNETRGEGWNR, encoded by the coding sequence ATGCCCTATACCCTGACCAGCAAAAGCCAAGTCACCGTGCCGAAGGCCGTGCGCAAGGCGCTGGGCGTGGGACCTGGTGAATCGGTGGACTATGAGGTGCAAACCGACGGTCGCGTGTTGATGTTTCCGGTGAAATCGCAGGCCCGTCAGTCTGAAAACCCGTTTTTGAAATGGGTGGGCACGGGCGTTTCGGGCATGACGACCGAAGAAATCCTGAACGAGACGCGCGGCGAGGGCTGGAACCGATGA
- a CDS encoding pyridoxal phosphate-dependent aminotransferase produces MKPIQKSAKLANVLYDVRGPIVDAARQMEDEGQKIIKLNIGNMQPFGFDPPEEIQQDMIRNLPDSAGYSDSKGIFAARKAVMHYTQQQGIAGVTLDDIYLGNGASELIVMATNALLNDGEELLVPAPDYPLWTAATSLSGGRPVHYMCREDEGWMPDLVDMRAKITPRTRGIVVINPNNPTGALYPDEVLKGIITIAREHDLVLLVDEVYDKVLYDGVQHTALASLSTDVLTLTFNSLSKAYRSCGYRAGWMVLSGPKDMARDFIEGLNMLANLKLGSNVPGQWAIQTALGGYQSIQDLVKEGGRLRRQRDLAYELITAIPGVTCVRPQAALYMFPRLDPRIYPVADDRQFFMEVLRATRVMLVQGSGFNYPDHQHFRIVFLPHEDDLREAITRLAKFLEQYRARHVKSASVVQIATKKEAARA; encoded by the coding sequence ATGAAGCCCATTCAAAAATCCGCCAAGCTGGCCAATGTGCTGTACGACGTGCGCGGACCCATCGTTGACGCGGCGCGGCAGATGGAGGACGAGGGCCAGAAAATCATCAAGCTGAACATCGGCAACATGCAGCCGTTCGGCTTTGATCCGCCCGAGGAAATCCAGCAGGACATGATCCGCAATCTGCCGGACTCGGCCGGTTACAGCGACAGCAAGGGCATCTTCGCGGCGCGCAAGGCGGTGATGCACTACACGCAGCAGCAGGGCATTGCCGGCGTCACGCTGGACGACATTTACCTGGGCAACGGCGCCAGTGAACTGATCGTGATGGCCACCAACGCGCTGCTGAACGACGGCGAAGAATTGCTGGTGCCGGCGCCCGACTATCCGCTGTGGACCGCGGCGACCAGCTTGTCGGGTGGCCGCCCGGTGCACTACATGTGCCGCGAAGACGAAGGCTGGATGCCCGATTTGGTCGACATGCGCGCCAAGATCACGCCCCGCACACGCGGCATCGTCGTCATCAACCCCAATAACCCGACCGGTGCGCTGTATCCCGACGAGGTGCTCAAGGGCATCATCACCATCGCCCGCGAGCACGACCTGGTGCTGTTGGTTGACGAGGTCTACGACAAGGTGCTGTACGACGGGGTGCAGCACACGGCGCTCGCCAGCCTGTCGACCGATGTGCTGACGCTGACCTTCAATTCCCTGTCCAAGGCCTATCGATCGTGCGGCTACCGCGCGGGCTGGATGGTGTTGTCGGGTCCCAAGGACATGGCGCGCGATTTCATCGAGGGCCTGAACATGCTGGCCAACCTCAAGCTCGGCTCCAACGTGCCGGGCCAGTGGGCGATCCAGACCGCGCTGGGCGGCTACCAGAGCATTCAGGATTTGGTCAAGGAAGGCGGCCGCCTGCGCCGCCAGCGCGACCTGGCCTATGAGCTGATCACGGCGATTCCGGGCGTGACGTGCGTGCGGCCGCAGGCGGCGCTGTACATGTTTCCGCGGCTCGATCCCAGGATCTACCCGGTCGCCGACGACCGCCAGTTCTTCATGGAAGTGTTGCGCGCCACGCGCGTTATGCTGGTGCAGGGCTCGGGCTTCAACTACCCCGATCACCAGCACTTCCGCATCGTTTTTCTGCCGCATGAGGACGATCTGCGCGAGGCCATCACCCGGCTGGCGAAGTTCCTTGAGCAGTACCGCGCGCGCCACGTCAAATCCGCTTCGGTGGTGCAGATTGCTACAAAAAAAGAAGCTGCTCGCGCTTGA
- the thrC gene encoding threonine synthase, with protein sequence MNYLSTRGDATPRKFCEILLEGLAPDGGLYLPGHYPQVDPATLAKWRDIYVHHGYAALAFEVLSLYIDDIPAADLKAICEKTYTQAVFGTPEITPLKKLQDGSTGSARTDFYLQALSNGPTLAFKDMAMQLLGHLFEYELARRGEQLNILGATSGDTGSAAEYAMRGKHGIRVFMLSPHGRMSAFQQAQMFSLQDDNIHNIAIEGVFDDCQDIVKAVSNDLAFKRRYKIGTVNSINWARLLAQVVYYFAGYFQATAHTATPGAGASSLPAGVNKTEQVDFTVPSGNFGNVCAGHVARMMGLPIRRLVVATNENDVLDEFFRTGVYRVRSSADTHETSSPSMDISKASNFERFVFDLLGRDAVRTQALFGDALSQQGRFDLAADPLFAQAASRYGFASGKSTHADRLATIRDVHQQHGVMIDTHTADGVKVARQFVQPGLPMIVLETALPIKFAATIEEALGRAPDRPARFSGIEDLPKRVQVLPADTTAVKALITRVCA encoded by the coding sequence ATGAACTACCTCTCCACCCGTGGCGACGCCACGCCGCGCAAATTTTGTGAAATTCTGCTGGAAGGGCTGGCCCCCGATGGCGGCTTGTACTTGCCCGGCCACTATCCACAGGTCGATCCCGCCACACTGGCCAAATGGCGCGATATTTATGTGCATCATGGTTACGCCGCACTGGCATTTGAAGTGTTGTCGCTGTACATCGACGATATTCCCGCCGCCGATTTGAAAGCGATCTGTGAAAAAACCTACACCCAGGCGGTTTTTGGAACGCCTGAGATCACGCCGCTGAAAAAACTGCAGGATGGTTCGACAGGCTCAGCACGAACGGATTTTTATCTCCAAGCCCTGTCCAACGGCCCCACGCTCGCCTTCAAGGACATGGCGATGCAGCTGCTGGGACATCTGTTCGAGTACGAACTGGCGCGCCGCGGCGAGCAGCTCAACATTCTGGGCGCCACCAGCGGCGACACCGGCAGCGCGGCCGAATACGCCATGCGCGGCAAGCACGGCATTCGCGTCTTCATGCTCAGCCCGCACGGCCGCATGAGCGCATTCCAGCAGGCGCAGATGTTCAGCCTGCAAGACGACAACATCCACAACATTGCCATCGAAGGCGTGTTCGATGACTGCCAGGACATCGTCAAGGCCGTCAGCAACGACCTGGCGTTCAAGCGCCGCTACAAGATCGGCACGGTCAACTCGATCAACTGGGCGCGGCTGCTGGCGCAGGTGGTGTATTACTTCGCGGGGTATTTCCAGGCGACGGCGCACACGGCAACTCCCGGCGCTGGTGCGTCTTCGCTGCCTGCCGGGGTGAACAAGACCGAGCAAGTCGACTTCACCGTGCCCAGCGGCAACTTTGGCAACGTGTGCGCCGGACATGTAGCGCGGATGATGGGCTTGCCGATACGGCGGCTCGTGGTGGCGACGAACGAGAACGACGTACTCGACGAGTTCTTTCGCACCGGCGTTTACCGCGTGCGCAGCAGTGCCGACACGCACGAAACCAGCAGCCCGTCGATGGACATCAGCAAGGCCAGCAACTTCGAGCGTTTCGTGTTCGACCTGCTGGGCCGCGATGCGGTGCGTACCCAGGCGTTGTTTGGCGATGCCCTGTCGCAGCAAGGCCGTTTTGATCTGGCCGCCGACCCCTTGTTTGCGCAAGCGGCCAGCCGCTACGGCTTTGCCAGCGGCAAAAGCACCCACGCCGACCGTCTGGCCACCATCCGCGATGTGCATCAACAGCACGGCGTCATGATCGACACCCACACCGCCGATGGCGTGAAAGTGGCGCGCCAGTTTGTGCAACCCGGCTTGCCCATGATCGTGCTGGAGACGGCGCTGCCGATCAAATTTGCCGCGACGATTGAAGAGGCGCTGGGCCGCGCGCCTGATCGGCCAGCCCGATTTTCCGGCATCGAGGACCTGCCCAAGCGCGTGCAGGTGCTGCCGGCGGATACCACGGCCGTCAAGGCGCTGATCACCCGGGTTTGTGCTTAA